From Meles meles chromosome 5, mMelMel3.1 paternal haplotype, whole genome shotgun sequence, one genomic window encodes:
- the LOC123942519 gene encoding LOW QUALITY PROTEIN: olfactory receptor 2H1-like (The sequence of the model RefSeq protein was modified relative to this genomic sequence to represent the inferred CDS: inserted 4 bases in 2 codons), giving the protein MATQSSPGGVFLLGFSERPGLERILFVVVLTSYLLTQVGNTLIILLSMQDPKFHSPMYFFLSDLPFLDLRFAMSSILQMLVKLWGPKPISFLGCSVQLFIFLFLGTTECTLLAVMASDCCVATRQRPHCTTIIQPCQCQQLASVARVIGLLESVVQTPTPVRLPLRPHRQMDDFVCEVPALITLSCGNTTYTEIQIAVAGILILVVPLSLILVSYHAIARAVLRINSAKEWRKMFGTFSSHLTAVTLFXIANYLQPQSSCAHKRGKFFGLFYAVGTPALTXSHLRNKEVKRAFRRLLEKDRDTRRS; this is encoded by the exons ATGGCCACCCAGAGCTCCCCTGGCGGCGTCTTCCTTCTGGGTTTCTCTGAACGCCCAGGACTTGAAAGAATCCTCTTCGTAGTTGTCCTCACTTCCTACCTTCTGACTCAGGTGGGCAACACCCTCATCATTCTGCTGTCCATGCAGGACCCCAAGTTCCACTCCCCaatgtactttttcctctctgACCTGCCCTTCTTGGACCTCCGCTTTGCCATGAGTTCCATCCTCCAGATGCTGGTCAAACTCTGGGGCCCAAAACCCATCAGCTTCCTTGGCTGCTCTGTTCAGCTCTTCATCTTTCTGTTCCTGGGGACCACTGAGTGCACGCTCCTGGCAGTGATGGCCTCCGACTGCTGTGTGGCCACCCGCCAGCGCCCCCACTGCACCACCATCATCCAGCCCTGCCAGTGCCAGCAGCTGGCATCCGTGGCCAGGGTCATCGGGCTGCTGGAGTCAGTAGTCCAGACACCAACCCCTGTCCGCCTGCCCCTCCGTCCCCATCGGCAGATGGATGACTTCGTGTGTGAGGTCCCAGCTCTAATCACATTGTCCTGTGGGAACACCACCTACACTGAGATCCAGATAGCTGTGGCTGGCATCCTCATCCTGGTCGTGCCCCTCAGCCTCATCCTTGTCTCTTACCACGCCATCGCCCGAGCAGTGCTGAGGATTAACTCCGCAAAAGAGTGGAGAAAGATGTTTGGGACCTTCTCCTCCCATCTCACAGCAGTCACCCTCTT CATTGCCAACTACCTCCAGCCCCAAAGTTCCTGTGCTCACAAAAGGGGCAAGTTCTTTGGTCTCTTCTATGCCGTGGGCACTCCAGCACTTAC CTCTCACCTGAGGAACAAGGAAGTCAAGAGAGCCTTCAGGAGGTTGCTGGAGAAGGACAGGGACACAAGGCGGAGCTGA